DNA sequence from the Deinococcus humi genome:
AGCCACAGTGGCCTATGCACACGATCTGGAGCTGCCCGCCTGCGCCCGTCAGCTCCAGATGAAACGATTTCGAGAACGTGTAGCCAAGCTGGAGCCCGGCGTGCGCCTTCCCAGCGCAGCAAGATGAATCAGCCGAGCCGAAAATCTGGCCGTAGGTGTGGGAAACCGGTGAGAGAGGCGCGGTAGACTGAATGGCATGGACAACCGCACGAATCTCGACGATTACCTCGCGGAGCTGGGCATCAGCGAGGCGGACGAGAGCGTCACACCGCCGCCCGCGCCCGACTCTTCCGGCTCTGCCCCCCCGCTGGAGGCCGCCGCCACAGACCCCAGCGCGGTACTGGACCGTTTTCTGCGCGGTCTTGTCGCACGCATCGATCCCGAGCTGAATGTGACGGTCCGCGAAGTCGACGACGCCCTTGAAGCCGAGATCAGTGGCGAGAACGCGGCCCGTCTGGCCGGGCGCGACGGACGCACCCTGGGAGCCATCGAGATCCTGGCGTACACGGTCCTGTCCAAGCTGGAGGGCCGGGGTGACACGCGCGTACGCGTGGACATTGGCGGTTTCCGCAAACGGCAGGCCGACACCCTGACCAAACTGGCCGAGCGCCTCGCCATCGGGGTCGCCAAGAGCGGTGAACCCCACGAGTTGCAGCCCATGCCCGCGGCCGAGCGCCGCGTGATCCACATTGCCCTCAAGGAGCATCCTGACGTGATGAGCGAATCCGTGGGCGAGGGCGCATCCCGGCG
Encoded proteins:
- a CDS encoding protein jag, translating into MDNRTNLDDYLAELGISEADESVTPPPAPDSSGSAPPLEAAATDPSAVLDRFLRGLVARIDPELNVTVREVDDALEAEISGENAARLAGRDGRTLGAIEILAYTVLSKLEGRGDTRVRVDIGGFRKRQADTLTKLAERLAIGVAKSGEPHELQPMPAAERRVIHIALKEHPDVMSESVGEGASRRLVIKPRHS